The DNA region TCTCCCCCAACATATCTTTCTTTACCTTTACCCTTTAAAAGTCCACCATGGTAAAATCTCAAAGTAATCAGTTCGAAAGACATTTTACAACCTGAAAATTGTACAGTTCGATTTAAGAAGTAAAGTCACACACAACTACGTATTACAACATATTGGACATATATAAGCATCAAACACAGTagaattgaagaagaaaaaaagtctAAAAAAACCTAGTTCTAGTCGCAATAAACAATACTAACATTATACCACTTTTATAAACACAATACTACTTTTTTTAAACATATTCAAGCATTTACCATGACATTTACACAGTATAATCGATAAACAACTAAACATGTAAAAAACCCTAGATGTAGTCGATTTACACAAAATAAAGTAAGAGAACAGGCTAACCTTTTAACAAAAGAGCTTTATCTAGTCGTGAAATATGTGTGATCTTCACGAAAATCACCAAAAACACCAGTGCAACCCTTAAATCAGTAACCCTAACTTCGATTATAGGTGTAATAAAGAGATGAACTCAACAAACACAAGAAAATCCAACAAATATTGTCCAGATTGTGTTGAATCTCGTCAGAAGTTGAAGGATTTCATATGGATCAATTGGTACGTAGGGTTTTTTTAACGGGAGGGTGAAAGAAAGAGTACATTAGGTGTAAATCGGGTGTGGTAAATGAAATGGAGGGTGAAACGAATCAGGTTTGGGTTTAATGGATCGGGTCGACGTAAATTAATTCATTTAATACGTGGCAACACGGTAGGGCGAGTGACTACCACGTTTTTATTAAAACTTGGGTTTGGGTGTCCGGAGGGGTAATTTATGACTTTTGCCTAGTTAAAACATGTAAGAATGGACAAAACCCATGTTACAATGGAATTTatgtatattgtatatatatttgtattgaCTATTCAAGGTTAATTGAGTCCCACAAAGCAAGTAACATAATAAATTGGTACAATGAACCTAAATCAAACGACTTCGACATATCTGAAGAATAAGATAGATATATACAAAAAGAATTGGAAGGACATTTTTTTTCCAGAGCTCTAACTATATGGCGGTAAAGGTGACAATGGTGATGGAGGGTGAAAATTTTAGTGATGGAAGAAGGGaggagtaaaatgggttaggggttaTGAGGTGATAATGCCACGTGatatccacctcatcaaatgtcagtgTCACGTAGGATACGATATCTAAGGTGGACAACTTTAATGGAGGAGGGGTGTATTTGGACACAAAGTATAacaaggggtatatttggcccttctcCGGGCTAATAGCATATATGACCCAAAATGATAACGGCGGTGACATTTTTTAGCCCAACTATTAACGAGTAACATGAATGAAccttttctgatagttcgatggcatatttgagcctttccCGTATATTTTATCTTATACCAAAAAAAGGAATTAAAACACAATAAAAATTTATCTACACCCAGATATTTATACAAAACTGCACTTCTTTACCATAGTTAAgtaataaataaggtaaaaatGTACATTAGTTCATGGCAAAAGTCATAGACAACCCCCTAAACTTTTTCACGTATTCTTTATGGCTACCTAAACCTAAGCTTATTCCAATTTGCCTACATGGCACCTCATCTTTGCTGCACTCAAACTGGGCGCGTGAAGGGCATTTATATATTTACAGGCCAATCAAAAAATGACATGTCAACAAATTAAAAAAAGCCAAAatctgaattaaaaaaaaaagaggaggggGGGAAATCCCCTTGTCTTCCCCAATTCTTCACCGGCCAAATCCCCTCGAAGAACTCAAACCTTAAATAATCCACAACACaagaagaacaaaaatatcaaaatagaTTTCCGTTGTTTCTAATTGTACCATGGTTGGATTTCTGATTTCCTTTGCAGTTACAAATGCGGATTTTTGAGTTCGAATTGCGTGAAGTTAGCGGGATGAAGACATTTGGTATATATAAGTTTGGGGCTAGCCCATTGTTTCCGGTGAATGGATCAAATGGAATGGAGAAAAAGAATGGGGAATGGCTGGATAGATGGGTAGGGGTGtagaaaaaaaagtatttttattttttattcacaATTCAATTTTTGAATGATTTTTTTTAGTCTAAATTCCACGTGTCCTCATTTAATTCGTAGTTTTGCACATCATTCATGAGTGGACTACACTCTCTTTATATTTTTTCCTGATTGTCAAAATGGTGCTTAGGTGGTATAAATTCAAAATAATATAGGTGTCAAATTAAAACAAGTTTAAATTTAGATAGCCATGAAGAATATGTGGAAAAATTTAAGGACTGTCTACGACTTTTGCCTTAATTCATTATAATTTGGTGATGGAAGAGTATGCAAACACATACATTATTGGTTTGCATAAAAGTCGTGTACCGGTAAGCATTTACTGAGAACACCCTGGCTAGGAAAAAATTCCTTTTCTAAAATATTAGAGAACAAGCTTCTTACACttctaaattaaaaaataataatcttaACTTAAGAGATTTAAAAGTTGCAAGGGATTATTAATTTTAAACACGAGGTTTTAAAAGGAAACCGAAGAGATAATTTATATAAAGCACGAGAGATTATTAATAAATTGCTAGAGATCAATTTCTTTAAACAGAGGAAATGGTTTCCTGTGGGCACTTATAATTTGAATGGAGAAAATGACTCTTTCAGATATTTTGTGTGTTATTTTCAGATCTCTTACGTATAAAAATGGAAATCTCTTGTACAATAGacaaaaactaaaataaaaataaaaaattaacattgAAGATTTTAAAACAAATCAAAAGAGATAGTAGTTTATATGAAAATTGAGAgatcattaacaacaacaacaacatacctggTGTCTCCCAGAaatggggtctggagagggtaaaaTGTACGCGGACTTTACCCCTACCTTTATGGGTAGGGAGActatttctgatagaccctcggctcgagAGAAAAACAAGATTCGAAGcatgacataaaaaaaaaaaaaaaaagtaaacagaTACAGTAGTAGACAGACAGGCAAAAATTGAGAGATCATTAGTAACTGAAAACATTTGGAATTTAACGAGATTATTAATTTTGAACACATGAAATCTCAGTGTGTACGGtaaaaccggatatgagtcaaaccGGTGAGACGAGGAACCGAAGGAAGAAGAGGACGAGAGCATACATGAAGACTTGTATTCCGAATCGGAggaacgcttggaccggagcTAAGCAGAGGCACCATTTGGTCCGGTTTTTTCACCACCGGGCCggtcgaggccgttagtccgATTATCCGTGGTCATTGGTCCGGTAGAGCCGTTACGCGTGAGCCACGCgtcggtagcgtcctgccatggtcaaccaccaaccatgcgtgtgtcagtaCGACTTGCCTAATCCGTTCAGAGTTGTCCTTCTCTGTACCTTTTAATGATTtgtattgtatgaggcccatagaggcaacactataaatagaggtcaTCCCCGTCCTTTGAGGGGGTTGGCTTTTTCAtcttccaagaacacttgtaatagaaaaacatatatgcaatctctctcaAATTGCAGACTCGGTCCGTAACAATTATTTCCATTTCCATTGTGCTTCTTCAAACAAGTATTGCATATCATTTAGCAACACTAATACACTTCATCAACTGCTTTGCTACATAACGTTCATATACCCCATTTCCCCACGACATATtgagatccaagcacatatcctatacccactaacaaattcaattgattatccaaattcgggataAACACTCGTAGcaacaaaaaataatttatataataTTCTAGGATTACCTATGGGCATATCAAGGAGTTTGTATCAACTATAAATGCCAGAGTATATATGTAAGGAGGAGCTATAATAGGTGTGAGAAACTCACAAAGAAATAAGAGGAGTTACCAATAACCGAAGATTTATAATATTAATCTGATACCAGTACTTGTTTAACTAGTTATGGATGACCTACCCAATAGAATACAAAATGCAGTACACCTTGGTGTGTCAATTGACGAAAGATACATGCTATATGCAAATGATGGTGTGTCAATTGACGAAACTTTCAAGGGAGTCAACCAAAATTTGGAACTATGACGAAGCACTTAGAGGGCAATGGTTTAGGATACATAGAAGAAAGATCATATGATTGCAAGTACTGTCCCCATAACAAGAATGATCtctgagaaccattaacatatcaaattacatcaaaatctaggaAATACAGCATGCTGCACCATACAGCTGGTAGAATTGCTCCAGAAATGATAGTAATAGAATAAAATGTTGATGACATACCTGCTGCACTTTAGTAGCAATTTTCTGGTATAGATCATTGAGCTCTGACAAATACATCTCCTTCATAGACTTTATCTGCATTAAAAAATTTCATTAAGTCAATTGTGCAAATGTCAAGACTGGATTCCCATGTGGATAGGTGATAATTAGATCACCTGTTCAATGCAGTAGAGAACAAACTACAGAATCTTCATGAAAGAACCTTCCAGATTAAAAGGTTAAAAGTGAAGGGGAAGAGGAAGACTACACCTCATTAAAATCCATTTTGCACGACATGTGAGGGTCAATTTCCAAGATGTGATCATAGACCAGACCAGCCAGGAGGAACTCGAATATACTTTTCTACAGTTGGTTGGGAGATATAATATGGTTtaatgaaaatcatcattttTTTGTTTTCACTTTACATCTTTATTTCAATGAAGCAAAGTGAGGGGAAACAATGGAATAATACCGATATATTTGGCTTCACAAGTAAAAAAACATGTTGATGTTGTATGCTTATTCTTGGAGAGCTTTAAGTATTCCAACTTAATCCTAGCTAGTAAGCCAAGTCAAGTATTTAAGTAGAAGAAAGTAGAGGGAGGACCCATTATCAACTGCGTTTTGAAGCAGGAAACGACGAGTTTCTCGGTTATCCAAAAAATTGGAAAAACAAATATACCAACTAATACAGATGAATGGGCATCTTTTCACACAGAACAACATTTTCTCATAGCCATATATTCAGGTTAATACTTCTTGCATGAATAGGTTTACCCTTGAAActagcaataaaaaaaattagtttccCGGAAATAAAGCAAATTAGGGACATACCATGAGGACCCTAACCTGAACTTACGGACATATTACCTCAAGAAGTCAGATAATACATAACAACATTCAACTATCTAGAATCActtaatcaaaagaaaaaaataaattgtaaCAAGTCAATTTATCGAATCTACTTAACTTCTCAATTAGGCCAGTAGAAAATGTAAAGAATTGCTAGAGCTATAACATCGGATTGAGAAGGCCTCAAAATGAAGGGGCATAGACAACAAGAATTCATATAGCCTACCCTAACTTGATTGCGGcatagttgttgttattgttgtttcttGAGTACTTCACTTCTCAATTGAGAATATATCAATTTCTAACACGTTATCTGTAATGTGCTTAATTTTCTATTTCTTCTACGAATTGGAATACCGTAAAAGTGCCTTGCGGCAAGGGGTATGACCATGAATTTGCTGAACGTTTATTTTGGTAAACCTCCTCTATTACTCCATCAACCACAGGAAGTATTTCACAGCATTCAGCTACTTCTTATATTGTTGTAACCAGTCAGTTTATCAAAATCTACTTCACTTGTCAATTGCCAAAACATCAATTTCCAGCAATTCATCAGTAAATTCCTCAGTTTTCAACACCCTGTGTAGACAAAAATACCATTGGAAAAACCATACCTTTTGGTAAACCTCCTCCTGCCAATCAGCTGCATTTGCATTTCCCGTCTGAGCTGTAGAATCTAAAGATGCTACAAATAAACCGAGAGTTGAGGATAGCACAAATATTGAAGGGCTTGACTCCTTACAGCATTGTGTTGGATATTTAAGTAATAttcgtactttttttttttaattgagaaaCTATATTCATGCACTATAGTTGTCATCCAAATGTCCTTGTGTAAGAAAGTTAAGTTTCTCACTCTAGACCAGGACGACTGGGTATTTGGTAGTATACTAATATTAAGTAAATTTAAAAATACAATAAGATTTTCATCTTTTAATTAAAGATCAAATGCATCTTTCAGATCTCATTCTTTCTGAGTTTCCATGATAGTATGGTTAAGCTGATCAGAACAGCAAGATCACTTGGTGACATTCCACCACTCAAAGACTAGTCATTTTTACTTTAAAAAATGTAAAACAGCGGTTAAAATAGTGTATTAGTAAAAAATGTAAAACAGCGGTTAAAATAGTGTATTAGTCCTATACCTTCACATACAAGGCATGAAAGGTGGAAATATCTAAGAATGAGACCGCTATAGAATGATTTATGAGACCTAATTGAAAGCTTTAATTAAGAAAAATACATACTTGATGAGGCTTCTGGTGCGGCTCTTTGTGATTGATATAGCTGCTTCTGCTGTTCCATTGCATTCTGATGTTGAAGCAAGGGAGCTGATGTTTGAAGCCTCTGTTGCATTTCCCTTTGCAATTGATTCGTCTGTTGCTGCAAACCCAAAGGTGGTTGTAACTGTCCTGGTTGTGATTGACTCTGAGACATCATTTGCTGTTGTGCTGGCTGTGACTGCGATTGTTGACCATGACTTGGTAACAAGGTTGTAGCACCCTGCAGCATTTGTTGTTGTCCAGGAACTTTtgattgttgcaacatatggatAGGGTGCTGATTAGACGTCAAGCCAGGGTTACCAGGTTGTTGACTTCCAGACAACTGTTGCTGCTGGACCCCAGCAATATTACTTTGAGACCCCAACTGCTGCTGATGCATATTTTGAAAGTTGTTTTGCTGATTAAACTGCTGCTGCTGCAGACTGTTATAGTTGTTCTGTTGGCTCACTAGCCTCTGCTGCACATCAGGCATCGGATTCTGTCGGCCCATCAGTTGGTTCTGCTGGAGGTTTGCAACATTTGTCTGTTGTGCAATCAGCTGCTGTtgctgttgctgttgttgttgttgatgctgtTGCGCTGGTAAAATTGGTTGCTGTAGCATTGacgattgttgttgatgaaagaTGGGAGCCTGCTGTCTCATAACTGATTGTTGTCGTTGGTGAAGTACAGATTGAGTTGGCTGTTGAACGGTAGACTGTTGATTTTGCTGAAGGTTGGACAAAGAAGTTGATTGCATTGAAGAAGGTTGCATCATAGCTTGCTGAGAAGATTGTGTCTGAGTAGGCTGTAGAAGGTTCTGTTGCTGTTGTTGCTGCTGGTCCTGCGGCTGCTGCTGTTGCTGCATGTGAGATTGCATCAAGGACTGTGATGTGTTTCCCGGCTGAAATTTCTGCTTCATCATCTGCTGCAGCTGCTGCTGGTAAAGATATTGCTGTGTTGTCTGTGATTGCTGCTGTTGCTGTTGAGAAAGAACCTGTTGTTGTCTTCCCTGCATCTGCCTCTGAGAATTAGGAATCATATTGTGAGGCATGCCTTGACCAATGGCACTTCCTACTGAGGTTTGACCAACATTTGGCATAGTTTGCAAATTTGGATTCTGGCCCCTAACATTTTGCATGGCACCCTGCGTCAAATTACTCACAGGAGGAAGTGCGGGAGTCAAACTAGCAGAATTTTGCAGCCCAGTTGATGCCATGTTGTTCTGAATGTTTTGCTGCATCAGCGGTTGTCGTGTTTGATTTTGATTGGCCAGTACAGGAAGTTGCTGTGCTTGGCTGTTAACTTGGGACTGTATGCTGTGGGATCCTACAGAAATGAATCAAAAAGAAACAGTCAAGATGCTTTCAAATAACTAACAAACATAATAACATTAGAAGAAAATACAAACAAGCAGCAAAAGTTAACACGTATTTTGTAGTTTAAGATACGAGAAACAGAAGTCATTGCTTTGTGAAAACTGATTCCATAATACTAAAGAGAACTTTGACTCCGTTACTTATTAGACAATTAAACATTCCAAAATACTAAAGAGAACTTTGACTAAGTTACTTATTATTTAGACAAATAAACAACAGTACGTAGTACTTCAAATGATCAGCTTTTCCTCTGTCCCCCCCTTTTTTTGGGCAGCTAATCTAAAAAAACAGTGGGAATGTAGCGAAAGAGCAGGGGTTGGACTCTGACCTAGAGCACAAACAATACTAACTAGTAGTAGTCACCTAAAATATTATAGATAAGTCAAGGATTAGTACAATGGTTCAAGCTTCTAAAATTTACAGTACCCTTTGTAGCTACAGGAGCAAAAAATTTCAACAGCAGAATGAAGTAATTAGGTTTATATAAAACGTCACGTCAGACAAGATTTGCCTATTTGAAATACAGCACAAGAGATTTCATTGCTCACCTGGGCCAGGGGCACTCTGACCACCATTTGCAGCATTGGGCTGAGATTTTGTCTCCATGGCCAGCATCTTTAAAGATATTTTCCACAGATAATCTTGCTGCAATATTAGATAAATTTAACTAAAAATGCATACACCATGTCTAAACGAATGTAAGTTTATACAAGCAGGAATAACAACGACAACCAAGTGGAGAACAAATTGCATCATTCAAccaatatttgatttttgtttagaaACTAATAAAGAtaaaaactaactagaaagcagGTAAAGTGAACAATGACCTTCACAAGTAAAGAGAAACAAGAGATATGGAAAATAGTGGAATGATTAATATCAAGAAACAATAGTAATTATCTACCACTAATTAATAATGGGTCAAGCAATTAGCCTTGGAATCTTAATTACCACTAACGTCTCTCGACTATTTAGCGGGTTTATCGTAGCTAGTTCTCTCGAATCAAGCTAACAAAAATTAATCACATTCCAATTTTAGGCCACACTTGGGTTCTTCCCATCTCTAGGTTGACCCCATTAGATGAGGTTTCAAGCCCCAAATCGCGTTAATTAATCTAGCCCAATCCCTAATTTCCTCTCTcgattttaataaaaaataatagggGATGTCCTAGGATTAGCTGCTCCCTTCGGAAAGCAATAGATGCACATGATTAATTACAAAAACTAAAACCCATTCATAAACTAGAAAGCATTTATTTACTACAAAAGCAATTTTTCAATCGGTTTCTTCCCGGTCACTTCtcaatcacataaacctataaaattgaAATAAACCATAAATGCACTATTTCTTAATTAAACATAACAAAAATCTATgcataaagaagagataagttggtaaaataccaacgtATCAGCgtgcaaacaacaacaacaacatacgggtcgggggaggatagagtgtacgcagaccttaaccCTACCTCGTagagtagagaggttgtttccgagagacccAAGGTTCCTTAGGTGTGCAAAGGCATTAAAAATTAGGTCTAGGTTATTTTTATGTGGTGGTTAGTTCTAAAAATTAATGTAATAAATAGATTTTATAAAACTATGTCGGTTAGTCAAAtatgaaattaattaatttaagtcCATATAACTTGACTGTATTCATTTGTGTTGACAAATAAGGGCACCGGGCCGCCCTTTTTTGTTGACAAATATAGAGTGAGCATTGAAGAGCTTGGGGAAATATAATTAATATGATACTATAATATTTACGTGTCAATACCAGAATTAACCCTGTTTTTTTGTTCTTATCATCAACTGTAATAGGTAATTTTACATAACAGATCTCATGCTTAAGATGAACTGATACATGTAATATCATGCTTTTCCattaaccctcaggggttggcctggtggtaattggcttgagccttggggtttgCTCCCcgtcaaggtctcaagttcgaaacccactgggtgcaaacaatttctgagggtcatcggactggggtaaaaccctgaattacccatggtgcacttgcgggaaactctttgccgagggcctgtgcacccccagGATTAGTcagggctcaaagagacccggacacccggtgcttaataaaaaaaaataaaaaaatatcatgCTCTTCCATTTCCCTGTTATAAGAACATTGATGAGAGCAAAAATAAGtgaatccaatttttttttttttaaatgacagCAATGTCTTAGTAAAAATGCTAAAAAAGTGATTAATGTGTTCATTTAGAAGCGTGAAATTCCACATAAACATAATGGTACGGTACAGACAACCATCGGCATTAGTAATTGAAAGATTTGTCTCGCACTTGAGAAGTTAAGCGGGGCGGTGTAGTGCAGGATGAAAACAACAAATTATATTTCGCGGCCAGGGCCGGACGGGTTGAAATCTTCGCGGGCTTATGCGGGTTTGCCCCGCAACCGCACCGCTCCTCTCCGCTTGCCATCCGTAAGACAACTTGTCTAGATGACTGGAAAGATGAATGCAAGTCTATACAAGCGggaataacaacatcaacaaagtgGAGAACAAATTGCATCATTCATGTTGAAAAGTCCCACATAGACTGAAAAAAAGATGGGCGGTTTCCTTATATGgtcttgggcaatcctcccctcgTGAATTCAAATAAATCGAAATGAGTTTAGATGACATACCTGACTTGTAGCAGCATTATATATCTTTTCTTCAAACCTTATTGCAATTTTCTTGAGTTCTTGTACGCCTTCTTGCCCAGAGACAGGAAGATGCCTCTTTAAGGTCTCCATTCTATACAACCATATCAACAAAAAATCAGCTTAAACCATTAATAAGATCCCAATCTAGATAAACACTTCTCAAATATGTTAAAAATAATTCCACATTACAACCTGCTACGAAAGGCTAAAACTTGATTTCTCTAAACAATATCAATAGTTATAATCCATCCAATTAAGCActcaagggtgtggcctagtggtcaatgaagtgggttgagaaccatgaagtctcaggttcaaattcctgcggagacaaaaatactaggtgatttcttcccatctgtccaACCACTTGTTGCTGGTTAGAGGTGGCAAGTATCCCGTGGAATTACTCGAGGTGCGCCCTAacaccacggttatcaaaaaaCAAATAATCCATCCAATTAACTCGAGCAGCAACCAATCATTTTGacatatctaaaaaaaaaaaaaaaaaaggtaaaccACAGCAAGCAAAAGTTGTAGGTTTTCCACTTGAACTAGTTCCTTACCCCCtgcctttgtggggtagagaggctgtttccgctggaccctcggctcaaaagaaaagaagaattcGAAGGCAGGGTTGCAAGAAAATAAGACGCCAAAATAATAGGATACAATCAAATGAAGCGACAGATAGTAATAATAAATACTGAAGAACGACGAAACCACTCGATTACTAAATAATACTACTCAtaaggagaaggaaagactaaaAATTGTTTTCCCTAAAGAATATCAGTAGATATAATCCAATTAACTCTAGCAGCAGCCAATCATTTCAACAtatctaaaataaataaaaaaaagtaaaCCAAAGAGTGAAAGTAGGTTTTCCACTTGAACTGATTACCTAAATTGGAAATATCTAGCGCTTAAACTTCCAACTACCCCACCCAGTAAAACTAATAGAATTCCCCCCAATTCTATTAAAAGCTGAAAAAAACAGGTCTCAAAATTGACTTATCAATACTTCTACCTAACTGATAAAACACAAAGGAACCCTAAATTCCAAAATGCAAAATCTTATAACAAATTTAAACAAGAACCGATAAAACACAAAAGAAACCCTAACCCTAACCCCTAAATTCCAAAATGCAAAATCTTCAACAAAAttataaacaattaacaaaagttaaataaaaaaattacatcTTGTGGACAATCCTTTGACGAGAATCGGGTAATAGTTGAGTTCGCCATTCACCGGAATCCATAGTTCCAGTCGGAGCCCCGGTCGGATCTCCGGTAACATCATCGGCTTGACCTTGTTGTGGGCCCCTCCAATTATTCCCAtccatttcaatttcaaatcaaaattcccaaatttaaAAGAAACAAAATTGATTTTACAAAATTTTGCAATGAGAATAAAGAATCATCATAGATTATAATGGGTCGTTTGGTGCACGGCCAAAATTATCCCGAAATTATAattcgggactaatttatcccatatcTCGGTAGATGGTATATTTcaaaataaatttatattttttattaaatATGATATAAAAATTAATGTTGGATATTCTAACTTATACCATATAGCAAACACTATTTAAGTGTATACGTATCGTCTAAGGAAAATTGACTTAAGTCGTAGTattatttaataaaataataCTTAGGTTAAAAATTGTGTGTTATGTCGGCCTTTTAAATAGTGTCTGATTAACGTCTACGTGTCTGTATCTGATGTGTCCAGCCGCCTTTTGAGTCGATATGTTTGGGCCATTTGATTATCCCAAGTCCCAACTAGTTACTACTACAATGGAAATAAGTGGTGAGGTCCTGTATAAATAAATTTTTGCATGTTTGTGACCTTCGTTTGCCAAAAAATAAGCACACGTGTTTGTCGCTCTTTGAATGTGGATTTCGACGGGTATCTACAATTTTCATTAATTGTCCTTAACGGATGAAGTCGCATGTCGTCTTGTTTAATAAGCTTGACAGCAAATAGGCAGTTTGTTTTCGCTTCAAATTATCTATATTCAATTGTTTTTGCTAATTGTACTCCTTGTTTAATGCTTCATGATTCTATGGTGAGGAATGAGGTAGGTTTCATGAATATTTCAATATCCACTTTCCTTGCTCATCTATAAAAACTCCGCTAAAAGCAGCATCCCAAGTGTGTGTCTTCACGCTGCCATTAGTATTCAATTTGTGTCTTCGCGCTGCCATCAGTATTCAATTTAAGCTTTCCTGCATAGGAGGAGACCAAGCGATTAATTTAACTTGTCTAACTACAAAAGTTTTTTGAGGAAAGGCCTCGATAAGTTCCCTAGTATAATCTCTAATATGACTGTCGGTAGACATTGTTCTCAAtcaaatttctatttttttttttaaatgggttGATTTGGACTGTTATGTAAtgtaaaattttcattttaattttgatCTGCTAGTTCACATGAAATTTCACCAGTTGAGTTTCTTATGATTCGTTACTCAAAGGTAAAATAAATCGCGATCTCTCTAACTTAACGATTTTAATTCAATGcataattgaattttatgttagcTTAATGACCCTCTATAAACTTATCAATTTGATAGCCTCATCCTCTTGGATGCTGATATAGCAAAAGATCATGAATACTATCTCTTTTAGGCACTTAaaattaggggtgggcgttcgattttttggttcggctatttcggtttcgattttttgaaggtggacaccgaacacgaAACCCAACTAGTTCGATTcagttctttcggtttcggttttttgaagttcggttcggtttggtttCGATTTTTTCTTATGATATTAGAAGCCAtttcatttacactaattcatattctcaaaagcaataaaacataaaactgataaattgaaatcaaaatcaaacaaacaggacaCATAAGAACATAAAACAATAACCATGATAtaagattactaggtgttatatacatacagtaagaataattaagaaaacacataaaggacattaatcctaaagacacatcttATTCATCTTCCTTTGTTAAGAATATTACAATTGGGTCTTTTTTgagcttaaacttaatgggcctggactatttt from Lycium barbarum isolate Lr01 chromosome 10, ASM1917538v2, whole genome shotgun sequence includes:
- the LOC132613403 gene encoding mediator of RNA polymerase II transcription subunit 15a-like isoform X8; translation: METLKRHLPVSGQEGVQELKKIAIRFEEKIYNAATSQQDYLWKISLKMLAMETKSQPNAANGGQSAPGPGSHSIQSQVNSQAQQLPVLANQNQTRQPLMQQNIQNNMASTGLQNSASLTPALPPVSNLTQGAMQNVRGQNPNLQTMPNVGQTSVGSAIGQGMPHNMIPNSQRQMQGRQQQVLSQQQQQQSQTTQQYLYQQQLQQMMKQKFQPGNTSQSLMQSHMQQQQQPQDQQQQQQQNLLQPTQTQSSQQAMMQPSSMQSTSLSNLQQNQQSTVQQPTQSVLHQRQQSVMRQQAPIFHQQQSSMLQQPILPAQQHQQQQQQQQQQLIAQQTNVANLQQNQLMGRQNPMPDVQQRLVSQQNNYNSLQQQQFNQQNNFQNMHQQQLGSQSNIAGVQQQQLSGSQQPGNPGLTSNQHPIHMLQQSKVPGQQQMLQGATTLLPSHGQQSQSQPAQQQMMSQSQSQPGQLQPPLGLQQQTNQLQREMQQRLQTSAPLLQHQNAMEQQKQLYQSQRAAPEASSTSLDSTAQTGNANAADWQEEVYQKIKSMKEMYLSELNDLYQKIATKVQQKHNGNGNNCYGPSLQFERDCIYVFLLQVFLEDEKANPLKGRG
- the LOC132613403 gene encoding mediator of RNA polymerase II transcription subunit 15a-like isoform X3, producing the protein MDGNNWRGPQQGQADDVTGDPTGAPTGTMDSGEWRTQLLPDSRQRIVHKIMETLKRHLPVSGQEGVQELKKIAIRFEEKIYNAATSQQDYLWKISLKMLAMETKSQPNAANGGQSAPGPGSHSIQSQVNSQAQQLPVLANQNQTRQPLMQQNIQNNMASTGLQNSASLTPALPPVSNLTQGAMQNVRGQNPNLQTMPNVGQTSVGSAIGQGMPHNMIPNSQRQMQGRQQQVLSQQQQQQSQTTQQYLYQQQLQQMMKQKFQPGNTSQSLMQSHMQQQQQPQDQQQQQQQNLLQPTQTQSSQQAMMQPSSMQSTSLSNLQQNQQSTVQQPTQSVLHQRQQSVMRQQAPIFHQQQSSMLQQPILPAQQHQQQQQQQQQQLIAQQTNVANLQQNQLMGRQNPMPDVQQRLVSQQNNYNSLQQQQFNQQNNFQNMHQQQLGSQSNIAGVQQQQLSGSQQPGNPGLTSNQHPIHMLQQSKVPGQQQMLQGATTLLPSHGQQSQSQPAQQQMMSQSQSQPGQLQPPLGLQQQTNQLQREMQQRLQTSAPLLQHQNAMEQQKQLYQSQRAAPEASSNSTAQTGNANAADWQEEVYQKIKSMKEMYLSELNDLYQKIATKVQQKHNGNGNNCYGPSLQFERDCIYVFLLQVFLEDEKANPLKGRG
- the LOC132613403 gene encoding mediator of RNA polymerase II transcription subunit 15a-like isoform X1, with the translated sequence MDGNNWRGPQQGQADDVTGDPTGAPTGTMDSGEWRTQLLPDSRQRIVHKIMETLKRHLPVSGQEGVQELKKIAIRFEEKIYNAATSQQDYLWKISLKMLAMETKSQPNAANGGQSAPGPGSHSIQSQVNSQAQQLPVLANQNQTRQPLMQQNIQNNMASTGLQNSASLTPALPPVSNLTQGAMQNVRGQNPNLQTMPNVGQTSVGSAIGQGMPHNMIPNSQRQMQGRQQQVLSQQQQQQSQTTQQYLYQQQLQQMMKQKFQPGNTSQSLMQSHMQQQQQPQDQQQQQQQNLLQPTQTQSSQQAMMQPSSMQSTSLSNLQQNQQSTVQQPTQSVLHQRQQSVMRQQAPIFHQQQSSMLQQPILPAQQHQQQQQQQQQQLIAQQTNVANLQQNQLMGRQNPMPDVQQRLVSQQNNYNSLQQQQFNQQNNFQNMHQQQLGSQSNIAGVQQQQLSGSQQPGNPGLTSNQHPIHMLQQSKVPGQQQMLQGATTLLPSHGQQSQSQPAQQQMMSQSQSQPGQLQPPLGLQQQTNQLQREMQQRLQTSAPLLQHQNAMEQQKQLYQSQRAAPEASSTSLDSTAQTGNANAADWQEEVYQKIKSMKEMYLSELNDLYQKIATKVQQKHNGNGNNCYGPSLQFERDCIYVFLLQVFLEDEKANPLKGRG